Proteins encoded in a region of the Mercenaria mercenaria strain notata chromosome 1, MADL_Memer_1, whole genome shotgun sequence genome:
- the LOC123542433 gene encoding carcinoembryonic antigen-related cell adhesion molecule 5-like isoform X2, giving the protein MFTGLKTPHNRNAKVTSSPSITSNGPVKEGTRIKLTCTAKCDNSTCEYTWTSELTSPNKTMILDIPVNRSYKNEEFKCTVRDTGDNDTKSVTKTFDVFYGPDKVTVAAGSSITVVEGELSDKRNLTCKALNCNPKCDFTWTRNEKNVSYTTALFPTNRQILRDNSSSYTCTASNVKTGSKASSSVQIKVQYAPDVTLSWKKNENTLICRATGVPNDYTFSKIQQKVEDVLVKRHDVTVSGDTATLNLKDKDYQDTGKYECFVDNGIIHYETKNKTRNKTTQIEVEDKPVLVSSKPSYNVSKGSSLNISLTLYSYPEAQAYIDHQWAPIKSVFAAPEVEVKFHEIPVKIGGQEIILNLNEVLEKHFTKHTVYIKNIVGNISTDVTIFPEGMYRSLKIFNRHVTFNFYKL; this is encoded by the exons ATGTTCACTGGACTGAAGACTCCGCACAACAGAAACG ctAAAGTGACTTCTAGTCCAAGCATCACAAGTAATGGGCCTGTTAAGGAAGGCACTCGCATAAAGTTGACGTGTACGGCTAAATGCGATAATTCCACGTGTGAATATACCTGGACAAGTGAGTTGACATCCCCCAACAAGACAATGATTCTAGACATCCCAGTCAATCGATCTTACAAAAATGAGGAATTTAAATGCACAGTCAGAGACACTGGAGATAATGACACAAAGTCGGTTACGAAAACGTTTGATGTTTTCT ATGGACCAGACAAGGTGACAGTGGCAGCAGGATCTTCTATAACGGTGGTTGAAGGTGAACTGTCGGATAAAAGGAATCTCACCTGCAAGGCGCTAAATTGCAACCCAAAGTGTGATTTTACATGGACACggaatgaaaaaaatgtttcatatacaacagcATTGTTTCCTACAAATAGACAAATTCTACGGGACAACAGCAGCAGCTATACGTGTACAGCGTCGAATGTAAAAACTGGATCAAAAGCTAGCTCTTCAGTCCAGATTAAAGTTCAAT ATGCCCCGGATGTTACTTTAAGCtggaagaaaaatgaaaatacgtTGATATGTAGAGCTACCGGCGTCCCGAATGATTACACCTTCAGTAAGATACAGCAAAAAGTTGAGGATGTCCTTGTTAAAAGGCATGACGTAACAGTATCGGGGGACACTGCTACCTTAAACCTTAAAGATAAAGATTATCAGGACACCGGGAAGTACGAATGCTTCGTAGACAATGGGATTATACACTacgaaacaaaaaacaaaacacgaAACAAAACGACTCAAATAGAGGTCGAAG ataagcCAGTACTTGTCAGTTCGAAGCCAAGCTACAATGTATCGAAAGGGAGTTCGCTTAATATTTCATTAACCTTGTATTCGTATCCCGAAGCACAAGCGTACATTGATCATCAGTGGGCCCCGATAAAAAGTGTATTTGCAGCACCAGAAGTTGAAGTAAAATTTCACGAAATTCCTGTTAAGATAGGTGGACAAGAGATAATCCTGAATTTAAATGAGGTTTTggagaaacattttacaaaacacactgtttacattaaaaatatagtTGGAAATATTTCTACTGACGTAACAATTTTCCCAGAAGGTATGTATCgctctttaaaaatatttaacagacATGTAACGTTTAATTTCTACAAACTATAA
- the LOC123542433 gene encoding carcinoembryonic antigen-related cell adhesion molecule 5-like isoform X1, which translates to MNILWIFYLCTILCHWNFVSAKVTSSPSITSNGPVKEGTRIKLTCTAKCDNSTCEYTWTSELTSPNKTMILDIPVNRSYKNEEFKCTVRDTGDNDTKSVTKTFDVFYGPDKVTVAAGSSITVVEGELSDKRNLTCKALNCNPKCDFTWTRNEKNVSYTTALFPTNRQILRDNSSSYTCTASNVKTGSKASSSVQIKVQYAPDVTLSWKKNENTLICRATGVPNDYTFSKIQQKVEDVLVKRHDVTVSGDTATLNLKDKDYQDTGKYECFVDNGIIHYETKNKTRNKTTQIEVEDKPVLVSSKPSYNVSKGSSLNISLTLYSYPEAQAYIDHQWAPIKSVFAAPEVEVKFHEIPVKIGGQEIILNLNEVLEKHFTKHTVYIKNIVGNISTDVTIFPEGMYRSLKIFNRHVTFNFYKL; encoded by the exons atgaatATTTTGTGGATATTTTACCTTTGTACAATACTTTGTCATTGGAACTTTGTTTCGG ctAAAGTGACTTCTAGTCCAAGCATCACAAGTAATGGGCCTGTTAAGGAAGGCACTCGCATAAAGTTGACGTGTACGGCTAAATGCGATAATTCCACGTGTGAATATACCTGGACAAGTGAGTTGACATCCCCCAACAAGACAATGATTCTAGACATCCCAGTCAATCGATCTTACAAAAATGAGGAATTTAAATGCACAGTCAGAGACACTGGAGATAATGACACAAAGTCGGTTACGAAAACGTTTGATGTTTTCT ATGGACCAGACAAGGTGACAGTGGCAGCAGGATCTTCTATAACGGTGGTTGAAGGTGAACTGTCGGATAAAAGGAATCTCACCTGCAAGGCGCTAAATTGCAACCCAAAGTGTGATTTTACATGGACACggaatgaaaaaaatgtttcatatacaacagcATTGTTTCCTACAAATAGACAAATTCTACGGGACAACAGCAGCAGCTATACGTGTACAGCGTCGAATGTAAAAACTGGATCAAAAGCTAGCTCTTCAGTCCAGATTAAAGTTCAAT ATGCCCCGGATGTTACTTTAAGCtggaagaaaaatgaaaatacgtTGATATGTAGAGCTACCGGCGTCCCGAATGATTACACCTTCAGTAAGATACAGCAAAAAGTTGAGGATGTCCTTGTTAAAAGGCATGACGTAACAGTATCGGGGGACACTGCTACCTTAAACCTTAAAGATAAAGATTATCAGGACACCGGGAAGTACGAATGCTTCGTAGACAATGGGATTATACACTacgaaacaaaaaacaaaacacgaAACAAAACGACTCAAATAGAGGTCGAAG ataagcCAGTACTTGTCAGTTCGAAGCCAAGCTACAATGTATCGAAAGGGAGTTCGCTTAATATTTCATTAACCTTGTATTCGTATCCCGAAGCACAAGCGTACATTGATCATCAGTGGGCCCCGATAAAAAGTGTATTTGCAGCACCAGAAGTTGAAGTAAAATTTCACGAAATTCCTGTTAAGATAGGTGGACAAGAGATAATCCTGAATTTAAATGAGGTTTTggagaaacattttacaaaacacactgtttacattaaaaatatagtTGGAAATATTTCTACTGACGTAACAATTTTCCCAGAAGGTATGTATCgctctttaaaaatatttaacagacATGTAACGTTTAATTTCTACAAACTATAA